TTTCTCTAGAATTTTCTGTATCATATCAAGAAAACCTTCAAAATTTGATCTGATTCAGTTATGGCTACTAGTAGTAGCACCAAGaaagattcatcttcatcatcttcttctcggTGGCACAATTTTTCCACAAGAATTTCAACGTCTTTAGCTTCAGCTTTACTCGAATGGTTATTGATCCTTTTTCTCTTTATTACCGCTGTTTTCTCTTACGTTATTACTAAATTTGCTTCttactgtaaattgaaagcacCGTGTTTATTCTGTTCGAGAATTGATCATGTGTTAGGTAAAGAGAGAAACGGTTACTATTTGGATTTGATTTGTAGTTTTCATAAGTCTGAGATTTCTTCTTTAGTTTATTGCTGTAAACATGATAAGCTTGTTAACATTCAAGGTGTTTGTGAAACTTGCATATTATCTGCTGCGACCGTGGATAAATCGAATGCCGAGAGTTCGGAATTTTTGGTTGGTGATAAATCGGTGGAAGATGAATCTGGATCCGTGTTTGATCAGGATCATCCGTTACTCGGTAAGAGTGAACGGACCGAACGGACCGTTCCCGGACACTGTTCTTGTTGTAGTGAAAGATTTGCTTTGAATTGTTATGATAGGAATTTTGTATTCACGGAATCGAGGACTCGGTCTAGGGAGGTTGATTTTGATGTGGCGGATGATGGTGaaattgaaagcagtttatatgAGAGAATAAGTGCAAAGAAGGTTGTATCGGTTAGAGATCAACGGGTGAGAAATGATCGCGCGGATCCTTTGTCGCGTGTAGGTTATACCGAACTTAAGATTAATTCTGATACTGAGTCTGAATATGAAGTTCCTTTATCAGATGATGATGGTGTAAGTGTACCAGTTCGTAGAACAGATGATACTGAGGAAGATATAAGGGTTCCGTTAACAGATGATACCGAGGAAGATAAAAGGGTTCCATGTGAATATGTGGAGCTTCCCAGTGTTGATGATTCAAATGAGGATTTGACTTCTGGGAAGCTCGGGACTTCAGCTTCTGTGTTTGAGCCGTTGTTGTCGGAACCAGGAATGCAAGTAGAAAATACTGATATTTGTGGTATCAAAACTGTAGCAGCAGCAGTGGAAAGTGGGAATGGTTTGACAGAACTTAAATGGCAGAAGATTGAAAGAAGTGCTGTTTGTCCCTCCTCGAGTGAGGCTACTCCCTTTAATAATGTTCCTACATTATCGAATAAAACAGGAGTGCCTGTTGAAGTATCAAAGGAAAACGgtatgttatttttttttgtgattgtaTTTCTATAATAACTTGGATTTGAACTATAATTCATTGAAGAAAGTTGATGAAATTAAATAATCTAGTTTTTGATACGCGAATCATATTTTATAGATGTAGTATGAAAATGTCTAGGGCCTTTTATATAGCTGAAAAATCTATATTTTACTTTTTTGAGTCGGCAAGTGCATTAGTTTTATACTGATTTAACAAACCTTTTCTACATTTTTTAGTTGAAATATGATCATAATGCTATTGTTTCTTGTGCAGATGATCTTAGAACTGATGAAGAGGGGTTAACGTCTGAGCAAGGACCCTCCATGGAAAGTGAAGAAAACATTAAGTCAGGCAATAAGCTAAAAGCATCTGAAGAAGGCTTAGAACCAACCATTGCTTCTAGTGATGTTGGTCAACAAAATCCAAATTTGCTTGAtcttggggatgcttataagctAGCTGTCGGTAATAGAGGAAGACAGTTGTCTGGCATGCTTGCAGAACATTGGCTCGGGAAGGATTCATCAAGAGTTAATGAAGATTTGAAGATATTAATGTCACAATTCTCTGCCACTCGAGGGACTGATATGTCTTTTAATGATATCAGTCCTAGGTTATCTATAAATAGCGAAGAAGCAAAGAGTTCTGATGTTTCCAACTCTACTGGAATGCAGATACTTCAAAAAATGATTTCGCTTGAGCGAAATGAGTCTGGTTTGTCTCTGGATGGAAGCATTGTCGGTGAAATTGAAGGTGAAAGTCCGGTTGACAAGCTTAAAAGACAAGTTGATCATGACAGGAAACTTATGAATGCTTTGTATAAAGAGCTGGAGGAAGAAAGAAATGCTTCTGCAATTGCTGCAAGTCAAGCTTTAGCCATGATCACTAGACTGCAGGAAGAAAAGGCAACATTACATATGGAAGCCTTGCAGCACTTAAGGATGATGGATGAACAATCAGAATATGAAATGGAAGCTTTGCAAAATGCTAACGACCTTCTTGCTGAGAAGGAGAAGGAGATAGAAGACTTGGAAGCGAAGGTTGAGTTTTATAGGAAGAATTTCCCTAATGAAACGTTGTTGGAGAACACAGTGGAGAAAAACTCTGAAATGAAGGTGAAAGATATTGGACTGGACCATTCACAATGTACTTTCGTTGAAAATAATGGAAGTGTCCCTGAAAAATCAGTTGCTGAAAATCCTAATATCTATGACAAAACTGACATTCTACTCACGTCCGCAGAGGAAAAGAATATTCAATCTGTAAAGAGTTCTCTAGTGGAGTTTCCAGATGAAAAGCTATATATTTCCCAACGTTTGAAGAAGTTGGAGAAGCAAGTATACTTTTTCCTGAATACTCACCATTCTCCGGATAATTTGCCAAATTCTGAAAATATTggaaaagaagttccagaaaattCTGAAAATTTAGACAATAATCTTTTAACAGAAGATTCTCTTCCATCGTTTAAATTAAATTCTGATGCCACGATTGATGACCAGTCATCAAAGAAGCCTCCGGTTTGCAAGCAAAATGGTGAAATTGAATCCTCCGGATGTAGTTCCCCTGTTCTTTGTGAAAATAGTGATTTAGCTTCTACTAGAAGTGTGGTTTCAGATTTTATTGAAAGGTTACAAGCTCTTGAGGCAGACCATAGTTTCCTTGAGCATACTATCAACTTATTGAGCGAAGGAGGTGAAGGACTTAAATTATTGCAGGAAATAGCTGATCGCCTGCAACAATTACGCATGATTGGGATAAGGGAAAGGGATCATCCTGTCGCTTGACGATGTATATAAGGTCAGTAGTTTCTGCCAAACCATAAATTAAAGCATCACCCATTCATCAATTTTAAAATTACATTGATCCGTTTTTCTTTATTGTCATGTTTCTTTGGTGGACCAATCTATAAAGAAATTTGTGTTTAGCATAATGACTATTGAGTATGGATAAATCTCTGTGACCTATGTCACAGATAAAATACTATTGGGTATTTGTTAGGTATTTTTGATTGTCTCATTTACAACACTACTAGATAGTTTATGCAAATttataaagaataaaaagatAACAGTGAATCGACCTCCTTGCCATGTTACAATGATAGAGTGAAGGAGCAAAGACTTTGCATCATAATAAGATTTTTAATAGATATTGTGCCCCTGTTGTGAATACTGCTTTCTTAGTGTTTGTTTGTAAACTTCTATTGTGACGCGTTGAGACTAGGGACTGAAATAGATTTTTCTGAATGCAAGTGGTTTGGGATCCTTGCATCAGATTTCAGTGTGGTATGTACCATTATTTTTACATTTTTGCTGTTCAGATTTTACAGATACCTACACCAATAA
The Vicia villosa cultivar HV-30 ecotype Madison, WI linkage group LG6, Vvil1.0, whole genome shotgun sequence genome window above contains:
- the LOC131610676 gene encoding myosin-binding protein 1-like translates to MATSSSTKKDSSSSSSSRWHNFSTRISTSLASALLEWLLILFLFITAVFSYVITKFASYCKLKAPCLFCSRIDHVLGKERNGYYLDLICSFHKSEISSLVYCCKHDKLVNIQGVCETCILSAATVDKSNAESSEFLVGDKSVEDESGSVFDQDHPLLGKSERTERTVPGHCSCCSERFALNCYDRNFVFTESRTRSREVDFDVADDGEIESSLYERISAKKVVSVRDQRVRNDRADPLSRVGYTELKINSDTESEYEVPLSDDDGVSVPVRRTDDTEEDIRVPLTDDTEEDKRVPCEYVELPSVDDSNEDLTSGKLGTSASVFEPLLSEPGMQVENTDICGIKTVAAAVESGNGLTELKWQKIERSAVCPSSSEATPFNNVPTLSNKTGVPVEVSKENDDLRTDEEGLTSEQGPSMESEENIKSGNKLKASEEGLEPTIASSDVGQQNPNLLDLGDAYKLAVGNRGRQLSGMLAEHWLGKDSSRVNEDLKILMSQFSATRGTDMSFNDISPRLSINSEEAKSSDVSNSTGMQILQKMISLERNESGLSLDGSIVGEIEGESPVDKLKRQVDHDRKLMNALYKELEEERNASAIAASQALAMITRLQEEKATLHMEALQHLRMMDEQSEYEMEALQNANDLLAEKEKEIEDLEAKVEFYRKNFPNETLLENTVEKNSEMKVKDIGLDHSQCTFVENNGSVPEKSVAENPNIYDKTDILLTSAEEKNIQSVKSSLVEFPDEKLYISQRLKKLEKQVYFFLNTHHSPDNLPNSENIGKEVPENSENLDNNLLTEDSLPSFKLNSDATIDDQSSKKPPVCKQNGEIESSGCSSPVLCENSDLASTRSVVSDFIERLQALEADHSFLEHTINLLSEGGEGLKLLQEIADRLQQLRMIGIRERDHPVA